TCGCCAGCGTCCGCGCCGTCTTGCCGACGATATCGATGCCGTCGGCGTCAGGATCGGCTTCATCGAGGTTGCGGGTCGGTGGCGCGATCTGGTCGCGCAGCGCCATGACGGTGAAGATCGCCTCCAGCCCGCCGGCGGCCCCGAGCAGATGGCCGGTCGCCGATTTCGTCGCGCTGACGGCAATGGCGCCATCGCGGCCGAAAACGGTGCCGATCGCGGCGATCTCGCCCTTATCGCCGACCGGAGTAGAGGTTGCATGCGCATTCAGGTGCCTGACCTCGGAAGCAGGGATCTTCGCCTGCCTGAGTGCGGCCTCCATGGCCCGGCGCGCGCCGTCGCCGTCCTCGGGGCCTGCGGTCATGTGGTAGGCATCCGCCGCCGTGCCGTAGCCGACCAGTTCGGCGAGTGGCGTCGCCCCGCGGGCGAGCGCATGCTCCAGCGTCTCGATCACTAAGATGCCGGCGCCTTCGCCCATGACGAAACCGTCGCGCGCCGTGTCGAAGGGGCGCGAGGCCAGTTCCGGCGTCTCGTTGAAGCCGGTTGAAAGGGCACGCGCAGCCGCAAAGCCGCCAAGGCTCACCTTGTCGATGCAGGCCTCGGCGCCGCCGCAGATCGCCACATCGGCCTCACCGGAGCGGATCAGCCGTGCCGCATCGCCGATCGCCTGGACGCTGGCAGCGCAGGCCGTCACCGGCGCGCCGAGCGGCCCCTTGAAACCGTAGCGGATGCTGATCTGGCCGGCGGCGAGGTTGACGAGGAAGGAGGGCACGGTGAAGGGCGACAGTCGCCGCACACCGCGCGCCTCACCGATCCGCACCGCTTCGGCAATGGCAGGAAAGCCGCCGACGCCGGAGGCGATGATCGTTGCGGTGCGCTCGCGCTCACCTTCGTCGGTCGGCATCCAGCCGGCCTGCTTCACCGCTTCCTCCGTCGCCGCCATGGCGAAATGGATGAAGCGGTCCATCTTCTTCTGGTCTTTGGGTGTGATGTAGCGGTGGGGGTCGAAGCCGGCCTCGACATCCTCGGTGATCCCGGGAACGATGCCGCCGACCTTGGCCGAGAGTTCGCCGACGACATCGTCGGGCAGTACCCTCAGACCTGAGGCGCCGCCGACAAGGCGTTTCCAGGCGGGTTCGACCCCGGTCCCGAGCGGCGAGACAAGCCCCATGCCGGTAACAACTATGCGGTCCATGATCTTTTCCTTTCTATGCGTCGATGCCGAGATACCAGGCGCGCATGCGGGCGATCCGCGCGCGCACCTCGTCATCGGCTGCAGGGCCTGCAAGCAGGCCGGTGTTTTCGGGTGTCACTTGTTCGCCGGTCCGCGCATCGACCAGCATGGTCTCGCGCGCTCTGCCGGAGGCGGCATCGCTGAGAAGAAAGGCGAGATCCTCTTCCGGAATATGGCGGCTTCCCCAGGAAAACAGCGCCATCAGCACCGGAAAGAAATCACGGCCCTTCTCGGTCAGCAGATATTCGTAGCGGGCAGGGCGCTGCTGGTATAGCCGTCGTTCGAACAGCCCCTGATCCGTCAGGTGTTTGAGCCGCCGTGTCAGGATGTTCGGCGCCACGCTGAGGCTTTTCTGGAATTCATCGAAGCGCGACAGCCCCTGGAAGGCATCGCGCAGGATTAGAATGCTCCACCAGTCACCGACGCTGTCGAGCGCGCGCGCCGCCGGGCATTTGAATTGACTGAAGCTAGTCCGTTGCATGATGATAGTCACTACAGCAGTAGCTATCATCATGCAAGTTACCGTGTGTTGAAAGCTGACTGCCGTCAGCGAGGATCGCGCTTTTTGCGACCGCGGACTTCAAATTCGACGAGCAGCGACTTGAGTTCGATCTCGCGAACGCGTCTTGCCGCTTCATCGGGGCTGACCCATTCGAGAATGCGCTGTCCATGCTCCTTGAAGTCATCGCTGATTTCGATGACTTCAACTTGAAACAAGTCGACGATGCAGGGGGCTATGTCCCCATCGTCGAGTTCTTTCAGATAGGTGTAGCGGCCGACCGGCTTTTTCCTTACCGCTCCGCGCACACCTGCTTCCTCCCAAGCTTCGATTGCCGCCGCTTCAAACGGCTTCTTCCCCTTCATAGGCCATCCTTTCGGAATGACCCAACGGGCGCTCTCGCGCGATGTAATCACCAGAATTTCGATTCTCGGTCTGTCATCGGTGTAGCGGAAGCAAATCGCGCCGTACTGTTGGCGGAATGCACCGGTAAACAGCTTCGCAGGAACGGCGGCGAGCTGCCGCAGCAATGGCTGGGACTTGTCTGGTCGAGGTTTGCTGCGCTTTCTCGGAGTCTTCATGGCGATTGAGGCTGTTCGGTTTGCTTTATTCCTACTCGCCTGAGCATGCTCGCGACCAGATTATGACAATCAGTTGTATGGGCAACCATTCGCCCCTCGGCAGGCGTGGCGCTCGCCGCCACGCTGCGTCTCTTCCGTCTTATTGCCGCCGGAGGGAATTGTGAATCTCCAACAGCTCCGGATACGCGGTACCGTTGCTCGCAAGGACAGGATGGCCCTTAAACAAATCTTCCCCCTCGGTCGGGAAGGGCAGGTACTCGCCCCCAGCTTCTTTGACCAGGCAGTAGCCTGCCATGCAATCCCAAGCCCGCATGTGGGGTTCATAGTAGCCGACAAGACGCCCTGCCGCCACATAGGCAAGCATCAGCGCCCCGGAGCCGTTCCGAATGAACGTGCCGCCTCTTGCGAGCAAGGCTGTTACGATGGCGCCGACAACGTCCGGAGCGACGTGCGTATTGCAGCCGATACCTGTCATGGCATTCTGTATCGTGCGGGAGGGATCGAGCAAAAGCGTCTCACCATTCAAGCTCGCCCCAAGGCCAAGGGCTGCGGCATAAAGCTCGTTCGCACAAGGCACCTGGATCACGCCGACCACCGGGACGCCTTGGTGCAGGACAGCGACCGAAACGCACCACGTCGGCATGCCATTGACGAAAGGCGCGGTGCCGTCGATTGGATCGACAACCCAGGTGTAGCCGGAACTTCCCACTTGATGGCCGAACTCCTCGCCGAGGAAACCATCCTCGGAATTTGCTGCCGCAACCCGCTCACGCAGAAAGGTCTCGACGTTGCGATCCGCGATCGACACGACATCCTGAAGATCGCGCTTAGTCTCGATCACGAGAGTCTCGCGCGTGTTGAAATAGTCGAGCGCGAAAGCACCAGCTTCGGCGGCAAGGGATTTGGCCAGGGCGAAGCGTCGCTCCACGTCGGTGTCATGCATAGTCATATTGCTATCCTTTATTCGCATTCCAAGTGTTTAGGCATTGATCAGCGCGATGCCACGGTTCTCGAACCCGAGTGTGACATCGCTCGAAGGCGGCAGGTTTCTTTCGACTGCATGGTCGATGATGAAGAGCGTTCCGACATCGGTTTCGACCTCATATTCGACATGTCCGCCGAGATAGGCACTATGGAGCACGCGTCCCGCCAGCCCCTGCTGGCCGGCTGCCGCTATGGTGATCGATCCCGGTCTGACGGCGAGTTTTGCCATGCCGGCCTTTGCGTTTCGGCCTGGTAAACGATGGTCCACACCGGCCACGCGGATAAGCGCCTCCGTACCTTCGACGCCGATCACCTCGCAAGGGATGACATTGGCTTCGCCCATGAAATCGGCGATGAAGGACGACGCGGGCGCTTCATAGAGCTCCCGCGGCGTCCCGGACTGGGCGATCTCGCCATCTTTCATGACGATGATGCGGTCTGACACCGCCAGAGCCTCGTCCTGGTCATGGGTGACATAGACGGCGGTGAAGCCGAGCCGTTGCTGCAGTTCGCGGATCTCCGTGCGCACCCGGCGGCGCAGGCGGGCATCGAGGTTGGAGAGCGGTTCGTCAAGCAGCAGCACCTGCGGCTCGAGCACGAGCGCGCGGGCAACCGCGACGCGTTGCTGCTGGCCGCCGGAAAGCTCGGCCGGCAGGCGATGGCCCATGCCCGCAAGACCGACGAGCTTCAATCCTTCCTCGGCCT
This DNA window, taken from Rhizobium etli CFN 42, encodes the following:
- a CDS encoding NUDIX hydrolase — translated: MKTPRKRSKPRPDKSQPLLRQLAAVPAKLFTGAFRQQYGAICFRYTDDRPRIEILVITSRESARWVIPKGWPMKGKKPFEAAAIEAWEEAGVRGAVRKKPVGRYTYLKELDDGDIAPCIVDLFQVEVIEISDDFKEHGQRILEWVSPDEAARRVREIELKSLLVEFEVRGRKKRDPR
- a CDS encoding inositol monophosphatase family protein, with the protein product MTMHDTDVERRFALAKSLAAEAGAFALDYFNTRETLVIETKRDLQDVVSIADRNVETFLRERVAAANSEDGFLGEEFGHQVGSSGYTWVVDPIDGTAPFVNGMPTWCVSVAVLHQGVPVVGVIQVPCANELYAAALGLGASLNGETLLLDPSRTIQNAMTGIGCNTHVAPDVVGAIVTALLARGGTFIRNGSGALMLAYVAAGRLVGYYEPHMRAWDCMAGYCLVKEAGGEYLPFPTEGEDLFKGHPVLASNGTAYPELLEIHNSLRRQ
- a CDS encoding winged helix-turn-helix transcriptional regulator, coding for MQRTSFSQFKCPAARALDSVGDWWSILILRDAFQGLSRFDEFQKSLSVAPNILTRRLKHLTDQGLFERRLYQQRPARYEYLLTEKGRDFFPVLMALFSWGSRHIPEEDLAFLLSDAASGRARETMLVDARTGEQVTPENTGLLAGPAADDEVRARIARMRAWYLGIDA
- the fabF gene encoding beta-ketoacyl-ACP synthase II; the protein is MDRIVVTGMGLVSPLGTGVEPAWKRLVGGASGLRVLPDDVVGELSAKVGGIVPGITEDVEAGFDPHRYITPKDQKKMDRFIHFAMAATEEAVKQAGWMPTDEGERERTATIIASGVGGFPAIAEAVRIGEARGVRRLSPFTVPSFLVNLAAGQISIRYGFKGPLGAPVTACAASVQAIGDAARLIRSGEADVAICGGAEACIDKVSLGGFAAARALSTGFNETPELASRPFDTARDGFVMGEGAGILVIETLEHALARGATPLAELVGYGTAADAYHMTAGPEDGDGARRAMEAALRQAKIPASEVRHLNAHATSTPVGDKGEIAAIGTVFGRDGAIAVSATKSATGHLLGAAGGLEAIFTVMALRDQIAPPTRNLDEADPDADGIDIVGKTARTLAMDYAITNGFGFGGVNASALFRRWS
- a CDS encoding ABC transporter ATP-binding protein → MITVKPGCVTFQNVRKSFGAFTAIPDLSLSIEPGTLVTLLGPSGCGKTTTLRMLAGLEHPTSGRILIGGADVTMLPANERDVSMVFQSYALFPHMTSLDNVAYGLQSSGLGKKEAREKAEEGLKLVGLAGMGHRLPAELSGGQQQRVAVARALVLEPQVLLLDEPLSNLDARLRRRVRTEIRELQQRLGFTAVYVTHDQDEALAVSDRIIVMKDGEIAQSGTPRELYEAPASSFIADFMGEANVIPCEVIGVEGTEALIRVAGVDHRLPGRNAKAGMAKLAVRPGSITIAAAGQQGLAGRVLHSAYLGGHVEYEVETDVGTLFIIDHAVERNLPPSSDVTLGFENRGIALINA